TCGCCTTTTTTTAAATTATTCAGAATTTTATTGGTTGACTGTGGCACTCTATTTTTTGATCTGCAAAATTCTGCTTCTGTCCCATATTTTTTTCTTATATTCTTATCTATTTCGTAGGCAAATTCTTTTATTTCTTCCATTTTTCCTCCTTTTTTAAACTTTTTGATTATATAAGACTTAAAAAATTTTTCTATATTTTTATTATAAATCGTTTTGTTTAAAATGTCAATAAAAAAAGAGAAGTAAAATTCTCTATATTTTTATTTTGTTTAAATCTCTGTCAATTAATCTTGAAACTACACCTATGCATTGCGTTTCGTCTTCTTCTTTTAACTTGATGGGCGGATAATAGTCATTCAAACTATTCAGTTCTATTTCAAAATCATTATTTATCGTAAGTTTCTTTACTAACGTTTCCCCATTAACTTCCACTGCCACTACCTTATTCGCTAGTTGGCGTAATTCTGTACAGTCGTTCGGATCTACCAAAACACTGTCACAGTCATAAAATAAAGGTTCCATGGAATCGCCATGAACAATCACTACAAAACAATTTTGGTTTATATGTAAGTTCTCCTTTACTAAAAATTCACGTTCTCCCATT
This Sebaldella sp. S0638 DNA region includes the following protein-coding sequences:
- a CDS encoding XRE family transcriptional regulator, translated to MKFGEKLKELRLRKDYSLYDVGEKVDVSHSYIDLIEKGKRRASKKVMERLLLVFPEHEEELTDLYMAEKIPENYLKKLQEIKNNTKLEKINTKIIKLPVYGLASAGNGVLVPEEMGEREFLVKENLHINQNCFVVIVHGDSMEPLFYDCDSVLVDPNDCTELRQLANKVVAVEVNGETLVKKLTINNDFEIELNSLNDYYPPIKLKEEDETQCIGVVSRLIDRDLNKIKI